The Oxalobacteraceae bacterium OTU3CINTB1 genome includes a window with the following:
- a CDS encoding HAMP domain-containing histidine kinase, which yields MTSIRLRLLKTLIVPILLINLAGGALAYMLAWLPAQIAFDQSRGEPATPQVPSTDGAVVASPAGKIVLGQAPNKHVQMRQAVVRGLVLLEVLIALACIGLIWFSVSNGLRPLNRLRAGLNARDGDDLAPIAIADVPYELEPVVSAFNGLLDKVGEGARARQDFLANVAHQLRTPLAGLKTQLEWLGARHAEPDTAHSVKLMLLATERMIRQTNQLLALARAEPNHFEKTRLEAVALNELVEDAIQSFVDQATGKGIDIGFDLRPVEINGDRFLLRDLIDNVIDNAIRYTPTGGTVTVACRADEGGGVLTVEDSGPGIPAAKRGQVFSRYVRLDDKTHGSGLGLAIVRDIAIVHGATLSIGDAAGGHGALFTVRFPNSNSGVRSTNSTQALP from the coding sequence ATGACTAGCATCAGGCTACGGCTGCTCAAAACGCTGATCGTGCCTATCCTGCTGATCAATCTGGCGGGCGGCGCGTTGGCCTACATGCTGGCATGGCTGCCGGCGCAGATCGCCTTCGACCAAAGCCGGGGCGAGCCGGCGACGCCTCAAGTTCCGTCCACGGACGGCGCCGTCGTTGCGTCCCCGGCAGGGAAAATCGTGCTCGGCCAGGCACCGAACAAGCACGTGCAGATGCGGCAAGCCGTGGTGCGCGGGCTGGTGCTGTTGGAGGTATTGATCGCGCTCGCATGTATCGGCTTGATCTGGTTCTCGGTCAGCAACGGACTGCGGCCGCTGAACCGCCTGCGTGCCGGCCTCAACGCGCGCGACGGTGACGACCTCGCACCGATCGCCATCGCCGACGTGCCGTACGAACTGGAGCCGGTGGTGTCGGCCTTCAACGGCCTGCTGGACAAGGTGGGCGAGGGCGCCAGGGCGCGCCAGGACTTCCTGGCCAACGTCGCGCATCAGCTGCGCACGCCGCTGGCGGGCTTGAAGACGCAGCTCGAATGGCTGGGCGCGCGCCACGCCGAGCCGGACACGGCGCACTCGGTCAAGCTGATGCTGTTGGCCACCGAGCGCATGATCCGGCAAACCAACCAGTTGCTGGCGCTGGCTCGCGCCGAACCGAACCATTTTGAAAAGACCCGGCTCGAAGCGGTGGCGTTGAACGAGCTGGTCGAGGACGCGATTCAATCCTTCGTCGACCAGGCCACGGGCAAGGGGATCGACATCGGATTCGATTTGCGGCCGGTGGAGATCAACGGCGACCGTTTCCTGCTGCGCGACCTGATCGACAATGTCATTGACAACGCCATCCGCTACACGCCGACGGGCGGCACGGTGACGGTCGCGTGCCGGGCGGACGAGGGCGGCGGTGTGCTGACGGTCGAGGACAGCGGCCCCGGCATCCCGGCGGCCAAGCGCGGGCAAGTCTTCAGCCGCTATGTCCGGCTCGACGACAAAACCCACGGCAGCGGCCTCGGCCTTGCCATCGTGCGCGACATCGCCATCGTCCACGGCGCCACGCTGAGCATCGGCGACGCCGCTGGCGGCCACGGCGCACTGTTCACGGTCCGCTTCCCCAACAGCAACTCCGGGGTCAGGTCCACCAATTCTACACAAGCTCTGCCCTAG
- a CDS encoding prepilin-type N-terminal cleavage/methylation domain-containing protein yields the protein MHQLTRPPRRGRRRQSGVTLIELLVTITIFGIMLAVGIPNASRWLLANRARGASEFYADGFSLARRQAVAHNAFSRISLTPNVNTGQMDWQVDICFVSQDAQCTDAQGAWSTTDAPSASDPEGAAGWKSVFRAADALPPAEILLPTTQPAGSSQVYYTPLGWVDPQIANRLGSLRLDPSTAFADEVQPVALVVTLAGMATKCNPTLPSTDNRGCPP from the coding sequence ATGCACCAATTGACGCGGCCGCCCCGGCGCGGCCGGCGTCGCCAAAGCGGCGTGACGCTGATCGAGCTGCTGGTGACCATCACTATCTTCGGCATCATGCTGGCGGTCGGCATTCCCAACGCCAGCCGCTGGCTGCTGGCCAACCGCGCGCGCGGCGCCAGCGAGTTCTACGCCGACGGGTTCAGCCTGGCACGCCGCCAGGCCGTCGCCCACAACGCCTTCAGCCGCATTTCGCTCACGCCCAACGTCAACACCGGCCAGATGGATTGGCAGGTCGATATCTGCTTCGTCAGCCAGGACGCCCAGTGCACCGATGCCCAGGGCGCGTGGTCGACCACCGATGCGCCCTCGGCCAGCGACCCGGAAGGCGCCGCCGGCTGGAAATCCGTGTTCCGCGCGGCCGATGCGCTGCCGCCGGCCGAGATCCTGCTGCCGACCACGCAGCCCGCCGGCAGCAGCCAGGTGTACTACACGCCGCTCGGCTGGGTCGATCCGCAGATCGCCAATCGCCTCGGCAGTCTGCGCCTCGATCCATCGACGGCCTTCGCCGACGAGGTGCAGCCGGTGGCGCTGGTGGTGACCCTGGCCGGTATGGCCACCAAATGCAATCCGACCTTGCCAAGCACTGATAACAGGGGCTGTCCGCCATGA
- a CDS encoding response regulator transcription factor — translation MIRVAICDDHQIVRAGFKQIFSASDDFDVVAEAGTGREALDIARREICDVLLLDIAMPDQSGIDTLRTIRQGQPDLPVLILSGYPAQQYALNLFKMGANGYLNKECEADELITAVRTVYQGRRYVSSTVGELLAQSFDRDPNTALHTELSDREFQVFLRLARGATVSDIGVALSLSIKTVSTYRTRIMEKMGMQSNSDLTYYAMKNNLLD, via the coding sequence ATGATACGCGTTGCCATTTGTGACGACCATCAGATAGTAAGAGCAGGATTTAAACAGATTTTTTCGGCGTCGGACGATTTCGACGTGGTCGCGGAAGCCGGTACGGGGCGTGAAGCGCTCGATATCGCTCGCCGTGAGATTTGCGACGTGTTGCTGCTCGATATCGCCATGCCCGACCAGAGCGGCATCGATACTTTGCGCACCATACGCCAGGGGCAGCCTGATCTGCCGGTGCTGATTTTGTCGGGCTATCCGGCCCAGCAGTACGCGCTGAACCTGTTCAAGATGGGCGCCAACGGCTATCTGAACAAAGAGTGCGAGGCCGACGAGCTGATCACCGCCGTGCGCACCGTGTACCAAGGCCGCCGTTACGTCAGCTCGACCGTCGGCGAACTGCTGGCGCAAAGCTTCGACCGCGATCCGAACACGGCGCTGCACACCGAGTTGTCCGACCGCGAGTTCCAGGTCTTCCTGCGGCTGGCGCGCGGCGCAACGGTGTCCGATATCGGCGTGGCGCTGTCCCTAAGCATCAAAACCGTCAGCACTTACCGCACCCGCATCATGGAAAAGATGGGGATGCAGTCGAACAGCGATTTAACATATTACGCAATGAAAAATAACTTGCTGGACTGA
- a CDS encoding CHASE3 domain-containing protein, with amino-acid sequence MYFTAETAPHHRLPLYKTVLCVTCALLLIVNGFSLFYNLQALRGAQVLLGQSARVADRLQYLNVLVLDAESSMRGYFLSGSDAYLGPTRTALVDSEHEFKELQKLLADNPTQLKNLTQLQTLVRRRLTTVSQAIDVYREGGLDEIVKIAKLSDGRGSMDEIRLQVVIMEQEQNETMATRSAMFYQEYQKAVLLGMSINAVAIVVLIMFYQLVRRSFANRAQVEHALQAANETLETQVEQRTEQLSVLSRHLISISEEEKVRLSRELHDEMGAFLTSISMDIAAVTQQLQKNQPEMAAQLKRARGTLMEAVEMKRRIVENLRPSLLDNLGLCAAIESYCDEFSRMSQVRCDCDVAADIEALGRDSGDLSIALFRIVQESLTNIRKYAKASRVTVTLNRNEEALMLRIIDDGIGIAANNIVKPMSHGLLGMRERALLLGGTMTIRRGRNDTGTCIEVAIPLRKSDGRSGVATNAAPAPGQERRMQPQTVDAMMTATAVTAAPLPPLPSAITDVLHRADALNSALHQSADGHTPSSQPYSTHPHNPPSLSDQAR; translated from the coding sequence ATGTATTTCACCGCCGAAACAGCGCCGCATCACCGCCTGCCGCTGTACAAGACCGTCTTGTGCGTGACCTGCGCGTTGTTGCTGATCGTGAACGGCTTCAGCCTGTTTTACAATTTGCAGGCCCTGCGCGGCGCGCAAGTGCTGCTGGGGCAGAGCGCGCGCGTGGCCGACCGCCTGCAATATCTCAACGTGCTGGTGCTCGATGCCGAAAGCAGCATGCGCGGCTATTTCCTGTCCGGCAGCGACGCCTATCTCGGTCCGACGCGCACCGCCCTGGTCGACAGCGAACATGAATTCAAGGAATTGCAAAAGCTGCTGGCCGATAATCCGACCCAGCTCAAGAACCTGACCCAGCTGCAGACCCTGGTGCGCCGCCGCCTGACCACCGTCAGCCAGGCGATCGACGTCTACCGCGAGGGCGGGCTGGACGAGATCGTTAAAATCGCCAAACTGAGCGACGGCCGCGGCAGCATGGACGAGATCCGCCTGCAGGTGGTCATCATGGAGCAGGAGCAGAACGAGACCATGGCCACGCGCAGCGCCATGTTCTATCAGGAATATCAAAAGGCGGTGTTGCTCGGCATGAGCATCAACGCCGTCGCCATCGTGGTGTTGATCATGTTCTACCAGCTGGTGCGGCGCAGCTTCGCCAACCGGGCCCAGGTCGAGCACGCGCTGCAGGCTGCCAATGAAACCCTGGAAACGCAGGTCGAACAGCGCACCGAGCAGCTATCGGTGCTGTCGCGCCACCTGATCAGTATCAGCGAGGAGGAGAAGGTCCGGCTATCGCGCGAGCTGCACGACGAGATGGGCGCCTTCCTGACCTCGATCAGCATGGACATCGCGGCCGTCACGCAGCAGTTGCAAAAGAATCAGCCCGAGATGGCCGCCCAGCTCAAGCGCGCGCGCGGCACCCTGATGGAAGCGGTCGAAATGAAGCGCCGCATCGTCGAGAACTTGCGGCCTAGCCTGTTGGACAATCTGGGCCTGTGCGCGGCCATCGAAAGCTATTGCGACGAGTTCAGCCGCATGTCGCAAGTGCGCTGCGATTGCGACGTCGCCGCCGACATCGAGGCGCTGGGCCGTGATTCGGGCGACCTGTCGATCGCCTTGTTCCGCATCGTGCAGGAATCGCTGACCAATATCCGCAAGTACGCCAAGGCCAGCCGCGTGACGGTCACCTTGAACCGCAATGAGGAAGCGCTGATGCTGCGCATTATCGATGACGGCATCGGCATCGCTGCCAACAACATCGTCAAGCCGATGTCGCACGGTTTGCTGGGCATGCGCGAACGCGCCTTGCTGCTGGGCGGGACCATGACGATACGGCGGGGACGCAACGATACGGGGACTTGCATCGAAGTGGCCATTCCGCTGCGTAAGAGCGATGGCCGTAGCGGCGTGGCGACCAATGCCGCGCCAGCGCCGGGACAGGAGCGCCGCATGCAGCCGCAGACGGTGGATGCGATGATGACCGCGACGGCCGTCACGGCGGCGCCATTGCCGCCGCTGCCGTCCGCCATCACGGACGTACTTCACCGCGCCGACGCGCTTAACAGCGCGCTACATCAATCAGCAGACGGTCATACTCCGTCTTCGCAACCTTATAGCACTCACCCGCATAATCCTCCAAGCCTGAGCGATCAAGCACGGTGA
- a CDS encoding prepilin-type N-terminal cleavage/methylation domain-containing protein, with amino-acid sequence MKKRLPKGFTLIEVMVTVAIVGILLAVAIPAYSDYVVRGRLSEAFTALGGAQPAAEQFWSNNRTYVGFGAANTFPANTAYFTYALSGESASTYTLTATGTGKTAGFVYTIDQNGTHATTGSPAGWGISASCWVDHKGGACTN; translated from the coding sequence ATGAAAAAACGACTACCTAAGGGCTTTACGCTGATCGAGGTCATGGTCACTGTCGCCATCGTCGGCATCCTGCTGGCCGTGGCCATCCCCGCCTACAGCGATTACGTGGTGCGCGGCCGCTTGAGCGAGGCCTTCACCGCGCTCGGCGGCGCCCAACCGGCCGCCGAGCAGTTTTGGTCGAACAACCGCACCTATGTCGGCTTTGGCGCCGCCAACACCTTCCCGGCCAATACCGCTTACTTCACCTACGCGCTCAGCGGCGAGTCGGCCTCGACCTATACCCTGACCGCGACCGGCACCGGCAAGACGGCCGGCTTCGTCTACACCATCGACCAGAACGGCACCCATGCCACCACCGGCAGTCCGGCCGGCTGGGGCATTAGCGCTTCATGCTGGGTCGATCACAAGGGTGGCGCATGCACCAATTGA
- a CDS encoding response regulator transcription factor: MHVLVVEDDAVLADGLSRVLGGHGMVVEVVADGAQADALLQRAAQAEVIVLDIGLPGVDGFEVVRRLRARGSQVPVLLLTARDAIEDRVRGLELGADDYLVKPFATAELVARLKALARRNAPKPTVLALGNLALDLSAKRARVRDKTVELSVREWAVLEYLLQHGARVVSKQQIIEAILPWGDDLTLNAVEVYISRLRLKIADAGVSIRTIRGFGYMLELTAARGTDD; this comes from the coding sequence ATGCATGTACTTGTGGTGGAAGACGACGCCGTCCTCGCAGACGGCCTGAGCCGTGTGTTGGGCGGCCACGGCATGGTGGTGGAAGTGGTGGCCGACGGCGCCCAGGCCGACGCGCTGCTGCAGCGTGCCGCGCAGGCGGAGGTGATCGTGCTCGACATCGGCCTGCCGGGCGTCGACGGCTTCGAGGTAGTGCGCCGGCTGCGCGCGCGCGGCAGCCAGGTGCCGGTGCTGTTGCTCACGGCGCGCGACGCCATCGAGGACCGGGTGCGCGGGCTGGAGTTGGGCGCCGACGATTACCTGGTCAAGCCCTTCGCCACCGCCGAGTTGGTTGCGCGGCTAAAGGCGCTGGCGCGCCGCAACGCGCCCAAGCCGACCGTGCTGGCGCTGGGCAACCTGGCGCTCGACCTGTCGGCCAAGCGGGCGCGGGTGCGCGACAAAACCGTCGAGCTGTCGGTGCGCGAATGGGCCGTGCTCGAATATCTGCTGCAGCACGGCGCGCGGGTGGTGTCCAAGCAGCAGATCATCGAAGCCATCCTGCCGTGGGGCGACGATTTGACCTTGAACGCGGTGGAGGTCTATATCTCGCGGCTGCGCTTGAAGATCGCCGACGCGGGCGTCTCGATCCGCACAATCCGCGGCTTTGGCTACATGCTGGAGCTGACTGCCGCGCGGGGCACGGATGACTAG
- a CDS encoding MerR family transcriptional regulator: MNDRLAKSELVVLPPIPAKRYFTIGEVSELCGVKPHVLRYWEQEFTQLKPVKRRGNRRYYQHHEVLLIRRIRELLYEQGFTISGARNKLDSRAVDGAAAEYDGGFGEEARDVPPPLDREMIRSELLSILSLLQQD; the protein is encoded by the coding sequence ATGAACGATCGTCTCGCCAAGTCCGAACTGGTCGTCCTGCCACCAATACCGGCCAAGCGCTACTTCACCATCGGTGAAGTCAGCGAGCTGTGCGGCGTCAAGCCGCATGTGCTGCGCTACTGGGAGCAGGAATTCACCCAGCTCAAGCCCGTCAAACGGCGCGGCAACCGGCGCTATTACCAGCACCACGAAGTGCTGCTGATACGCCGCATCCGCGAGCTGTTGTATGAGCAAGGCTTCACCATCAGCGGGGCACGCAATAAACTCGATAGCCGTGCTGTCGATGGCGCGGCGGCGGAGTATGATGGCGGTTTCGGCGAAGAGGCGCGGGACGTGCCCCCGCCGTTGGACCGCGAAATGATACGCAGCGAACTGCTTTCCATCCTGAGTCTGCTCCAGCAAGACTAG
- a CDS encoding Crp/Fnr family transcriptional regulator — protein sequence MNNTQVNATEKSTVSGTMAVDSKEFKVASRPVVSYSGTQQNELLAALPRDVLESLFEHLELVTLPFGKELFEFGGAMDYVHFPTTAIVSLLYVMEDGATTEIAVVGHEGVVGVSLFDGERAMCSAVVQAAGYGYRMKAQHLRDAFNQGGALPALLMRYNTALFAQMAQNAVGGRHSSIEQKLCRWLLDRLDRSPSNELKVTQEMISIMLGVRRESITAAAGKLQEDGLITYRRGNITVLDRSGLEDYAGECYKVAKTEYDRLLIDVARC from the coding sequence ATGAACAACACCCAAGTCAACGCAACCGAGAAATCCACCGTATCCGGCACCATGGCGGTCGATTCGAAAGAGTTTAAGGTTGCGTCGCGGCCTGTTGTCAGCTACAGCGGCACCCAGCAAAACGAACTGCTGGCCGCGCTTCCACGTGACGTGCTCGAATCCTTGTTTGAACACCTGGAACTCGTCACCCTGCCCTTTGGCAAAGAACTGTTTGAATTCGGCGGCGCGATGGACTACGTTCATTTCCCCACCACCGCCATCGTGTCGCTGCTGTATGTAATGGAAGACGGCGCCACCACCGAGATCGCCGTGGTCGGCCACGAAGGCGTGGTCGGCGTGTCGCTGTTCGACGGCGAGCGCGCCATGTGCAGCGCCGTGGTGCAGGCCGCCGGTTACGGCTATCGCATGAAGGCCCAGCACCTGCGCGACGCCTTCAACCAGGGCGGCGCCCTGCCCGCGCTGCTGATGCGCTACAACACCGCGCTGTTCGCGCAGATGGCGCAAAACGCCGTCGGCGGCCGCCACAGCTCGATCGAGCAAAAGCTGTGCCGCTGGCTGCTGGACCGCCTGGACCGCTCGCCATCGAACGAACTGAAAGTTACGCAGGAAATGATTTCGATCATGCTGGGTGTGCGCCGCGAGAGCATCACCGCCGCCGCCGGCAAGCTGCAGGAAGACGGCTTGATCACCTACCGCCGCGGCAACATCACCGTGCTTGATCGCTCAGGCTTGGAGGATTATGCGGGTGAGTGCTATAAGGTTGCGAAGACGGAGTATGACCGTCTGCTGATTGATGTAGCGCGCTGTTAA